One part of the Cetobacterium somerae ATCC BAA-474 genome encodes these proteins:
- the fabG gene encoding 3-oxoacyl-[acyl-carrier-protein] reductase, whose translation MNRIEGKIALVTGSARGIGRTIVEKLASEGAELVISCDMGEATFEQTNVRHEILNVTDRDAIKELVKKIKDEFGRIDILVNNAGITKDAPFVRMSEDAWDAVINVNLKGVFNMTQAVAPLMTKNKKGSIVTISSVVGLYGNIGQANYAATKGGVIAMTKTWAKELARKGAQVRANCVAPGFISTPMTDVLPEDVINGMLERTALGKLGMPEDIANTVLFLASDESSYITGQTIEVSGGLAL comes from the coding sequence ATGAATAGAATAGAAGGAAAAATTGCTTTAGTTACTGGAAGTGCTAGAGGAATTGGAAGAACTATAGTTGAGAAGTTAGCTTCTGAAGGTGCTGAATTAGTTATATCGTGTGATATGGGTGAAGCTACTTTTGAACAAACTAATGTTAGACATGAAATTTTAAATGTAACTGATAGAGATGCTATTAAAGAATTAGTTAAAAAAATAAAAGATGAATTTGGTAGAATCGATATTCTTGTTAACAATGCAGGTATTACTAAAGATGCACCATTTGTAAGAATGAGTGAAGATGCTTGGGATGCTGTAATTAATGTTAATTTAAAAGGAGTTTTCAATATGACTCAAGCTGTTGCTCCTTTAATGACTAAAAATAAAAAAGGATCAATTGTTACTATCTCATCTGTTGTAGGTTTATACGGAAACATTGGTCAAGCTAACTACGCTGCTACTAAAGGTGGAGTTATTGCAATGACTAAAACTTGGGCTAAAGAATTAGCTAGAAAAGGTGCTCAAGTTAGAGCTAACTGTGTTGCTCCTGGATTTATCTCTACTCCAATGACTGACGTTTTACCAGAAGATGTTATCAATGGAATGCTTGAGAGAACAGCTTTAGGAAAATTAGGAATGCCTGAAGATATTGCTAACACTGTATTATTTTTAGCAAGTGATGAATCTTCATACATTACTGGACAAACAATTGAAGTTAGTGGTGGATTAGCACTATAA